One stretch of Malus domestica chromosome 14, GDT2T_hap1 DNA includes these proteins:
- the LOC103455669 gene encoding transmembrane 9 superfamily member 3-like has protein sequence MRKTMTVGVHCIIALLILSGADLVRSDGSDHRYKEGDLVPLYANKVGPFHNPSETYRYFDLPFCSPGAVKEKKEALGEVLNGDRLVSAPYKLEFLKHKDTDVACKTKLKKEEVAQFRSAVNKDYYFQMYYDDLPIWGFIGKVDKEGKDPSEYKTYLYKHIHFDLYYNKDRVIEVNVRTDPNALVDLTEDKEVDVEFMYTVEWKETATPFEKRMDKYSQSSSLPHHLEIHWFSIINSCVTVLLLTGFLATILMRVLKNDFVKYAHDEEAAEDQEETGWKYIHGDVFRFPKYKSLFAAALGSGTQLFTLTVFIFILALVGVFYPYNRGALFTALVVIYALTSGIAGYTATSFYCQLEGSNWVRNLLLTGCLFCGPLFLTFCFLNTVAIAYTATAALPFGTIVVIVLIWTLVTSPLLVLGGIAGKNSKAEFQAPVRTTKYPREIPPLPWYRATIPQMAMAGFLPFSAIYIELYYIFASVWGHRIYTIYSILFIVFIILLIVTAFITVALTYFQLAAEDHEWWWRSFLCGGSTGLFIYTYCLYYYYARSDMSGFMQTSFFFGYMACICYGFFLMLGTVGFRAALLFVRHIYRSIKCE, from the exons atgaggaaGACCATGACTGTAGGAGTACACTGCATCATCGCTTTGCTAATTCTGTCCGGTGCGGATCTAGTCAGGTCCGACGGGTCGGATCATCGCTACAAGGAAGGAGATTTAGTCCCTCTGTATGCCAACAAGGTCGGCCCGTTTCACAATCCCAG TGAAACGTACCGCTACTTTGATCTCCCATTCTGCTCACCAG GTGCGGtgaaagagaaaaaggaagctCTTGGTGAAGTATTAAATGGGGATCGTTTAGTCAGTGCCCCTTACAAACTTGAGTTCCTAAAGCATAAAGATACCGACGTAGCTTGCAAGACAAAACTCAAAAAGGAAGAAGTGGCCCAGTTCAGATCTGCTGTCAACAAGGACTATTACTTCCAGATGTATTATGATGACTTGCCGATTTGGGGTTTCATAGGGAAGGTTGACAAGGAAGGCAAAGACCCGAGCGAGTACAAGACCTACCTTTATAAGCACATTCATTTTGATCTCTATTATAACAAGGACCGCGTGATTGAAGTCAATGTTCGTACAGATCCAAATGCATTGGTTGACCTTACAGAGGATAAAGAAGTTGATGTTGAATTCATGTATACTGTAGAGTGGAAGGAAACAGCCACTCCTTTTGAGAAGAGGATGGATAAGTATTCTCAGTCCTCATCGTTGCCTCATCATTTGGAGATCCATTGGTTCTCAATTATAAATTCATGCGTGACAGTTCTCCTCTTGACTGGGTTTCTTGCTACAATTCTCATGCGAGTGCTTAAGAATGATTTTGTCAA ATATGCCCATGATGAAGAAGCAGCTGAAGACCAGGAAGAGACTGGATGGAAATACATTCACGGCGATGTATTTAGGTTCCCCAAATACAAGTCCCTGTTTGCAGCAGCTCTTGGTTCGGGAACCCAACTTTTTACTCT TACGGTGTTCATTTTCATACTCGCGCTTGTTGGTGTGTTTTATCCATACAACCGAGGGGCTTTATTTACTGCTCTGGTAGTCATTTATGCACTCACTTCAGGAATTGCGGGCTATACTGCTACTTCATTTTATTGTCAGCTAGAGGGATCAAACTGG GTTAGGAATCTATTGCTGACGGGATGCCTCTTCTGTGGACCTCTGTTCCTTACATTCTGCTTTTTGAATACTGTTGCAATTGCTTATACGGCTACTGCTGCCCTTCCATTCGGCACGATTGTAGTTATAGTTCTGATATGGACACTTGTAACATCACCTTTACTGGTGTTAGGTGGGATTGCTGGGAAGAACAGCAAAGCTGAGTTCCAAGCCCCTGTTCGCACCACTAAATATCCGAGAGAGATTCCACCATTACCTTGGTACCGGGCAACAATCCCTCAAATGGCAATGGCCGGTTTTCTGCCCTTCAGTGCTATATACATTGAACTGTATTACATATTTGCAAGTGTATGGGGTCACAGGATTTACACCATTTACAGCATCTTGTTTATTGTGTTTATCATTCTTCTGATCGTCACTGCTTTCATTACCGTGGCATTGACATATTTCCAACTTGCTGCCGAGGACCATGAGTGGTGGTGGAG GTCTTTCCTCTGTGGTGGGTCTACTGGACTATTTATCTATACCTATTGTTTGTATTACTACTACGCACGCTCGGATATGTCGGGATTCATGCAAACATCATTCTTCTTTGGTTACATGGCATGCATCTGCTACGGTTTCTTCCTCATGCTTGGAACTGTAGGCTTCCGTGCAGCTTTGCTTTTTGTCCGTCACATATACCGGTCGATCAAGTGTGAGTAG
- the LOC103455662 gene encoding methylecgonone reductase-like isoform X3: MEETIINSSTKKLVPEVVLNSGHKMPVLGLGTGKVPPTPTDELVPILVDAIEAGYRHIDTAAFYQTEEAVGLAVVRAKERGLIKNRDDMFITSKLWCTDAYPDGVLPALKTSLQRLGLEYVDLYLIHWPLRLKHGVPGFELTKEDMIPFDITGTWAAMEEISRLGLAKSIGVSNFGTLKLSQILHNATIPPAVNQVEMNPSWQQGKLRDFCKEKGIHVTAWSPLGLYGTPQLNNAGIDYSVLEDLAAAKGRTVPQQGASAVPRTFNKERMKPNLDIFDWELNEDEMNKIKQIPQRRLCSAEFFVSETGPCKSLDQLWDNDP, translated from the exons ATGGAGGAGACTATAATTAATAGTAGCACAAAGAAATTAGTACCGGAAGTGGTGCTAAATTCAGGCCACAAGATGCCAGTGCTTGGGTTAGGGACAGGTAAAGTGCCTCCAACACCAACTGATGAGCTCGTCCCCATTCTCGTCGATGCCATTGAGGCCGGCTACCGCCATATCGACACTGCCGCTTTCTACCAAACCGAAGAAGCCGTCGGTCTAGCCGTGGTCCGAGCGAAAGAGCGAGGTCTTATCAAGAACCGGGATGACATGTTCATCACTTCCAAGCTGTGGTGTACTGATGCTTATCCTGATGGTGTTCTCCCAGCCCTCAAAACCTCACTCCA gaggctGGGGCTGGAGTACGTGGATCTGTACCTGATTCATTGGCCGTTGAGGCTGAAACATGGAGTCCCAGGATTTGAACTAACTAAAGAAGATATGATACCCTTTGATATAACGGGGACATGGGCGGCCATGGAAGAAATTTCCAGGTTAGGCTTAGCCAAGTCTATTGGCGTTAGCAATTTCGGCACCTTAAAGCTCTCTCAAATCCTTCACAATGCCACCATCCCCCCGGCGGTTAACCAGGTCGAAATGAACCCTTCGTGGCAGCAAGGAAAACTGCGAGACTTCTGTAAAGAGAAAGGAATTCATGTGACTGCGTGGTCTCCCTTGGGACTTTATGGAACTCCTCAGCTTAACAATGCTGGGATTGATTATTCCGTTCTCGAGGACCTCGCTGCTGCCAAAGGGAGGACTGTGCCACAG CAAGGAGCAAGTGCAGTTCCGAGGACCTTCAACAAGGAGCGGATGAAGCCGAACCTTGACATATTCGATTGGGAACTAAATGAAGATGAAATGAACAAGATCAAGCAGATTCCCCAGCGCAGGCTGTGTTCCGCAGAGTTCTTTGTTTCCGAAACCGGACCTTGCAAGTCACTCGACCAACTCTGGGATAATGACCCCTAA
- the LOC103455662 gene encoding methylecgonone reductase-like isoform X1 has product MEETIINSSTKKLVPEVVLNSGHKMPVLGLGTGKVPPTPTDELVPILVDAIEAGYRHIDTAAFYQTEEAVGLAVVRAKERGLIKNRDDMFITSKLWCTDAYPDGVLPALKTSLQRLGLEYVDLYLIHWPLRLKHGVPGFELTKEDMIPFDITGTWAAMEEISRLGLAKSIGVSNFGTLKLSQILHNATIPPAVNQVEMNPSWQQGKLRDFCKEKGIHVTAWSPLGLYGTPQLNNAGIDYSVLEDLAAAKGRTVPQIILRSIVQQGASAVPRTFNKERMKPNLDIFDWELNEDEMNKIKQIPQRRLCSAEFFVSETGPCKSLDQLWDNDP; this is encoded by the exons ATGGAGGAGACTATAATTAATAGTAGCACAAAGAAATTAGTACCGGAAGTGGTGCTAAATTCAGGCCACAAGATGCCAGTGCTTGGGTTAGGGACAGGTAAAGTGCCTCCAACACCAACTGATGAGCTCGTCCCCATTCTCGTCGATGCCATTGAGGCCGGCTACCGCCATATCGACACTGCCGCTTTCTACCAAACCGAAGAAGCCGTCGGTCTAGCCGTGGTCCGAGCGAAAGAGCGAGGTCTTATCAAGAACCGGGATGACATGTTCATCACTTCCAAGCTGTGGTGTACTGATGCTTATCCTGATGGTGTTCTCCCAGCCCTCAAAACCTCACTCCA gaggctGGGGCTGGAGTACGTGGATCTGTACCTGATTCATTGGCCGTTGAGGCTGAAACATGGAGTCCCAGGATTTGAACTAACTAAAGAAGATATGATACCCTTTGATATAACGGGGACATGGGCGGCCATGGAAGAAATTTCCAGGTTAGGCTTAGCCAAGTCTATTGGCGTTAGCAATTTCGGCACCTTAAAGCTCTCTCAAATCCTTCACAATGCCACCATCCCCCCGGCGGTTAACCAGGTCGAAATGAACCCTTCGTGGCAGCAAGGAAAACTGCGAGACTTCTGTAAAGAGAAAGGAATTCATGTGACTGCGTGGTCTCCCTTGGGACTTTATGGAACTCCTCAGCTTAACAATGCTGGGATTGATTATTCCGTTCTCGAGGACCTCGCTGCTGCCAAAGGGAGGACTGTGCCACAG ATTATACTGAGATCCATCGTCCAGCAAGGAGCAAGTGCAGTTCCGAGGACCTTCAACAAGGAGCGGATGAAGCCGAACCTTGACATATTCGATTGGGAACTAAATGAAGATGAAATGAACAAGATCAAGCAGATTCCCCAGCGCAGGCTGTGTTCCGCAGAGTTCTTTGTTTCCGAAACCGGACCTTGCAAGTCACTCGACCAACTCTGGGATAATGACCCCTAA
- the LOC103455662 gene encoding methylecgonone reductase-like isoform X2, with protein sequence MEETIINSSTKKLVPEVVLNSGHKMPVLGLGTGKVPPTPTDELVPILVDAIEAGYRHIDTAAFYQTEEAVGLAVVRAKERGLIKNRDDMFITSKLWCTDAYPDGVLPALKTSLQLGLEYVDLYLIHWPLRLKHGVPGFELTKEDMIPFDITGTWAAMEEISRLGLAKSIGVSNFGTLKLSQILHNATIPPAVNQVEMNPSWQQGKLRDFCKEKGIHVTAWSPLGLYGTPQLNNAGIDYSVLEDLAAAKGRTVPQIILRSIVQQGASAVPRTFNKERMKPNLDIFDWELNEDEMNKIKQIPQRRLCSAEFFVSETGPCKSLDQLWDNDP encoded by the exons ATGGAGGAGACTATAATTAATAGTAGCACAAAGAAATTAGTACCGGAAGTGGTGCTAAATTCAGGCCACAAGATGCCAGTGCTTGGGTTAGGGACAGGTAAAGTGCCTCCAACACCAACTGATGAGCTCGTCCCCATTCTCGTCGATGCCATTGAGGCCGGCTACCGCCATATCGACACTGCCGCTTTCTACCAAACCGAAGAAGCCGTCGGTCTAGCCGTGGTCCGAGCGAAAGAGCGAGGTCTTATCAAGAACCGGGATGACATGTTCATCACTTCCAAGCTGTGGTGTACTGATGCTTATCCTGATGGTGTTCTCCCAGCCCTCAAAACCTCACTCCA gctGGGGCTGGAGTACGTGGATCTGTACCTGATTCATTGGCCGTTGAGGCTGAAACATGGAGTCCCAGGATTTGAACTAACTAAAGAAGATATGATACCCTTTGATATAACGGGGACATGGGCGGCCATGGAAGAAATTTCCAGGTTAGGCTTAGCCAAGTCTATTGGCGTTAGCAATTTCGGCACCTTAAAGCTCTCTCAAATCCTTCACAATGCCACCATCCCCCCGGCGGTTAACCAGGTCGAAATGAACCCTTCGTGGCAGCAAGGAAAACTGCGAGACTTCTGTAAAGAGAAAGGAATTCATGTGACTGCGTGGTCTCCCTTGGGACTTTATGGAACTCCTCAGCTTAACAATGCTGGGATTGATTATTCCGTTCTCGAGGACCTCGCTGCTGCCAAAGGGAGGACTGTGCCACAG ATTATACTGAGATCCATCGTCCAGCAAGGAGCAAGTGCAGTTCCGAGGACCTTCAACAAGGAGCGGATGAAGCCGAACCTTGACATATTCGATTGGGAACTAAATGAAGATGAAATGAACAAGATCAAGCAGATTCCCCAGCGCAGGCTGTGTTCCGCAGAGTTCTTTGTTTCCGAAACCGGACCTTGCAAGTCACTCGACCAACTCTGGGATAATGACCCCTAA
- the LOC103455662 gene encoding methylecgonone reductase-like isoform X4: MEETIINSSTKKLVPEVVLNSGHKMPVLGLGTGKVPPTPTDELVPILVDAIEAGYRHIDTAAFYQTEEAVGLAVVRAKERGLIKNRDDMFITSKLWCTDAYPDGVLPALKTSLQLGLEYVDLYLIHWPLRLKHGVPGFELTKEDMIPFDITGTWAAMEEISRLGLAKSIGVSNFGTLKLSQILHNATIPPAVNQVEMNPSWQQGKLRDFCKEKGIHVTAWSPLGLYGTPQLNNAGIDYSVLEDLAAAKGRTVPQQGASAVPRTFNKERMKPNLDIFDWELNEDEMNKIKQIPQRRLCSAEFFVSETGPCKSLDQLWDNDP, encoded by the exons ATGGAGGAGACTATAATTAATAGTAGCACAAAGAAATTAGTACCGGAAGTGGTGCTAAATTCAGGCCACAAGATGCCAGTGCTTGGGTTAGGGACAGGTAAAGTGCCTCCAACACCAACTGATGAGCTCGTCCCCATTCTCGTCGATGCCATTGAGGCCGGCTACCGCCATATCGACACTGCCGCTTTCTACCAAACCGAAGAAGCCGTCGGTCTAGCCGTGGTCCGAGCGAAAGAGCGAGGTCTTATCAAGAACCGGGATGACATGTTCATCACTTCCAAGCTGTGGTGTACTGATGCTTATCCTGATGGTGTTCTCCCAGCCCTCAAAACCTCACTCCA gctGGGGCTGGAGTACGTGGATCTGTACCTGATTCATTGGCCGTTGAGGCTGAAACATGGAGTCCCAGGATTTGAACTAACTAAAGAAGATATGATACCCTTTGATATAACGGGGACATGGGCGGCCATGGAAGAAATTTCCAGGTTAGGCTTAGCCAAGTCTATTGGCGTTAGCAATTTCGGCACCTTAAAGCTCTCTCAAATCCTTCACAATGCCACCATCCCCCCGGCGGTTAACCAGGTCGAAATGAACCCTTCGTGGCAGCAAGGAAAACTGCGAGACTTCTGTAAAGAGAAAGGAATTCATGTGACTGCGTGGTCTCCCTTGGGACTTTATGGAACTCCTCAGCTTAACAATGCTGGGATTGATTATTCCGTTCTCGAGGACCTCGCTGCTGCCAAAGGGAGGACTGTGCCACAG CAAGGAGCAAGTGCAGTTCCGAGGACCTTCAACAAGGAGCGGATGAAGCCGAACCTTGACATATTCGATTGGGAACTAAATGAAGATGAAATGAACAAGATCAAGCAGATTCCCCAGCGCAGGCTGTGTTCCGCAGAGTTCTTTGTTTCCGAAACCGGACCTTGCAAGTCACTCGACCAACTCTGGGATAATGACCCCTAA
- the LOC103424619 gene encoding uncharacterized protein isoform X1 gives MSTASSALALHLPFAPPIATTASAAAIKLTYPISSSRWSASGLRLVGSAHAAISGSGQGTFDPELRSVLELATNSELYELERILFGPSYFSPLLKSIMSRTNVDYAMVEEDLHKREEFLTVLESRFLFLAAEARSTIRGWRPSYRNVLLTVRKELNIPCSSKLSTEDLEAEIFLHLLRDYSSEESGNFEGLLEFSEPSDGQHSLQFGLSQWKVQALSALKVGAAELRSMFLKGGSIFTLAKIYQLLARKLSGKVFLEAAKYQLKRDFVRRGGQLAAINLESGAALLAAKQGFAGATSRYLGLRSMMALLGPVLWGTFLADVVIQMLGTDYARILRAIYAFAQIRITGTYRLPPDC, from the exons ATGTCCACTGCCTCATCAGCTCTGGCGCTCCACCTCCCCTTTGCTCCCCCAATCGCCACCACCGCCTCCGCTGCCGCCATCAAACTCACTTACCCA ATAAGCAGCTCACGGTGGTCAGCAAGTGGTTTGAGGCTCGTAGGTTCTGCTCATGCAGCAATTTCAGGAAGCGGACAAG GAACCTTTGATCCTGAGCTCCGTTCTGTGCTTGAACTCGCCACGAATTCTGAGTTATATGAGCTTGAAAGAATCCTATTTGGCCCTAG CTACTTCAGCCCTTTGCTGAAGTCTATAATGAGTAGAACCAATGTTGACTATGCGATGGTTGAAGAGGATCTCCATAAGCGAGAGGAGTTTTTAACAGTATTAGAGTCTCGATTCTTATTCCTTGCAGCCGAAGCCCGGTCTACGATAAG GGGTTGGAGGCCATCATATAGGAATGTCTTACTTACAGTAAGGAAAGAGTTGAACATTCCTTGCTCGAGCAAATTGTCAACTGAAGACCTTGAAGCAGAGATTTTCCTTCATCTGTTGCGAGACTATTCAAG TGAAGAATCAGGAAATTTCGAGGGCTTGTTGGAGTTCTCTGAGCCATCTGATGGTCAACATAGTCTTCAATTTGGACTCAGTCAATGGAAGGTGCAGGCCCTCAGTGCTTTAAAAGTCGGGGCAGCAGAGCTCCGATCCATGTTTTTGAAG GGTGGTAGTATCTTTACTTTGGCGAAGATTTATCAGTTG TTAGCTAGAAAGTTATCTGGGAAGGTGTTCCTAGAAGCTGCCAAGTATCAGCTAAAAAGGGATTTTGTTAGAAGG GGAGGACAATTAGCTGCTATTAATCTAGAGTCAGGAGCAGCCCTTCTTGCGGCAAAACAG GGTTTTGCAGGGGCTACATCAAGATATCTTGGTTTAAGAAGCATGATGGCTTTGCTTGGCCCAGT GCTTTGGGGAACATTTTTGGCAGATGTTGTCATTCAAATGCTCGGAACTGATTACGCAAGAATCTTGCGGGCAATTTATGCTTTTGCACAG ATCCGTATCACTGGAACATATAGGCTACCGCCTGATTGCTGA
- the LOC103424619 gene encoding uncharacterized protein isoform X2, translating into MSTASSALALHLPFAPPIATTASAAAIKLTYPISSSRWSASGLRLVGSAHAAISGSGQGTFDPELRSVLELATNSELYELERILFGPSYFSPLLKSIMSRTNVDYAMVEEDLHKREEFLTVLESRFLFLAAEARSTIRGWRPSYRNVLLTVRKELNIPCSSKLSTEDLEAEIFLHLLRDYSSEESGNFEGLLEFSEPSDGQHSLQFGLSQWKVQALSALKVGAAELRSMFLKGGSIFTLAKIYQLGGQLAAINLESGAALLAAKQGFAGATSRYLGLRSMMALLGPVLWGTFLADVVIQMLGTDYARILRAIYAFAQIRITGTYRLPPDC; encoded by the exons ATGTCCACTGCCTCATCAGCTCTGGCGCTCCACCTCCCCTTTGCTCCCCCAATCGCCACCACCGCCTCCGCTGCCGCCATCAAACTCACTTACCCA ATAAGCAGCTCACGGTGGTCAGCAAGTGGTTTGAGGCTCGTAGGTTCTGCTCATGCAGCAATTTCAGGAAGCGGACAAG GAACCTTTGATCCTGAGCTCCGTTCTGTGCTTGAACTCGCCACGAATTCTGAGTTATATGAGCTTGAAAGAATCCTATTTGGCCCTAG CTACTTCAGCCCTTTGCTGAAGTCTATAATGAGTAGAACCAATGTTGACTATGCGATGGTTGAAGAGGATCTCCATAAGCGAGAGGAGTTTTTAACAGTATTAGAGTCTCGATTCTTATTCCTTGCAGCCGAAGCCCGGTCTACGATAAG GGGTTGGAGGCCATCATATAGGAATGTCTTACTTACAGTAAGGAAAGAGTTGAACATTCCTTGCTCGAGCAAATTGTCAACTGAAGACCTTGAAGCAGAGATTTTCCTTCATCTGTTGCGAGACTATTCAAG TGAAGAATCAGGAAATTTCGAGGGCTTGTTGGAGTTCTCTGAGCCATCTGATGGTCAACATAGTCTTCAATTTGGACTCAGTCAATGGAAGGTGCAGGCCCTCAGTGCTTTAAAAGTCGGGGCAGCAGAGCTCCGATCCATGTTTTTGAAG GGTGGTAGTATCTTTACTTTGGCGAAGATTTATCAGTTG GGAGGACAATTAGCTGCTATTAATCTAGAGTCAGGAGCAGCCCTTCTTGCGGCAAAACAG GGTTTTGCAGGGGCTACATCAAGATATCTTGGTTTAAGAAGCATGATGGCTTTGCTTGGCCCAGT GCTTTGGGGAACATTTTTGGCAGATGTTGTCATTCAAATGCTCGGAACTGATTACGCAAGAATCTTGCGGGCAATTTATGCTTTTGCACAG ATCCGTATCACTGGAACATATAGGCTACCGCCTGATTGCTGA
- the LOC103424619 gene encoding uncharacterized protein isoform X3, whose translation MSTASSALALHLPFAPPIATTASAAAIKLTYPISSSRWSASGLRLVGSAHAAISGSGQGTFDPELRSVLELATNSELYELERILFGPSYFSPLLKSIMSRTNVDYAMVEEDLHKREEFLTVLESRFLFLAAEARSTIRGWRPSYRNVLLTVRKELNIPCSSKLSTEDLEAEIFLHLLRDYSSEESGNFEGLLEFSEPSDGQHSLQFGLSQWKVQALSALKVGAAELRSMFLKGGQLAAINLESGAALLAAKQGFAGATSRYLGLRSMMALLGPVLWGTFLADVVIQMLGTDYARILRAIYAFAQIRITGTYRLPPDC comes from the exons ATGTCCACTGCCTCATCAGCTCTGGCGCTCCACCTCCCCTTTGCTCCCCCAATCGCCACCACCGCCTCCGCTGCCGCCATCAAACTCACTTACCCA ATAAGCAGCTCACGGTGGTCAGCAAGTGGTTTGAGGCTCGTAGGTTCTGCTCATGCAGCAATTTCAGGAAGCGGACAAG GAACCTTTGATCCTGAGCTCCGTTCTGTGCTTGAACTCGCCACGAATTCTGAGTTATATGAGCTTGAAAGAATCCTATTTGGCCCTAG CTACTTCAGCCCTTTGCTGAAGTCTATAATGAGTAGAACCAATGTTGACTATGCGATGGTTGAAGAGGATCTCCATAAGCGAGAGGAGTTTTTAACAGTATTAGAGTCTCGATTCTTATTCCTTGCAGCCGAAGCCCGGTCTACGATAAG GGGTTGGAGGCCATCATATAGGAATGTCTTACTTACAGTAAGGAAAGAGTTGAACATTCCTTGCTCGAGCAAATTGTCAACTGAAGACCTTGAAGCAGAGATTTTCCTTCATCTGTTGCGAGACTATTCAAG TGAAGAATCAGGAAATTTCGAGGGCTTGTTGGAGTTCTCTGAGCCATCTGATGGTCAACATAGTCTTCAATTTGGACTCAGTCAATGGAAGGTGCAGGCCCTCAGTGCTTTAAAAGTCGGGGCAGCAGAGCTCCGATCCATGTTTTTGAAG GGAGGACAATTAGCTGCTATTAATCTAGAGTCAGGAGCAGCCCTTCTTGCGGCAAAACAG GGTTTTGCAGGGGCTACATCAAGATATCTTGGTTTAAGAAGCATGATGGCTTTGCTTGGCCCAGT GCTTTGGGGAACATTTTTGGCAGATGTTGTCATTCAAATGCTCGGAACTGATTACGCAAGAATCTTGCGGGCAATTTATGCTTTTGCACAG ATCCGTATCACTGGAACATATAGGCTACCGCCTGATTGCTGA